Sequence from the Methanobrevibacter arboriphilus genome:
TTAATAAACTTTCTGGAATAACACTAGAAAATGTTGAAATTTCATATAAAATAAATAATAATCAAGCAATTGAAAAATGTAAAGTTGTTAAAGTGAGAGGAAATATCTTAATAACTCACTCTGGATTATCAGGACCTGGAATTTTGGATATTAGTAATCATATATCCTTAGATAATCAATGTGAATACAGTAAACTTACCTTAAACGGTGTTTATATTGAAATTGATTTGATTCCTAATATTAATGAAGAAAAACTGAATGAAATGATAATAAAAGATTCATCAACTAATGGAAAAACAATGATAAAAAATTATCTCAAAATTTATCTAAAGAATAGATTTATAGACTTCTTCTTAAACAAATCACAAGTAAGTGGAAATAAAACACTTAGTAATATGACTAAAAAGGATAAAAAAGCTATTATTAATGCTTTAAAACATTTCAAAGTTAAAATAAATAGTATGAATAAAAAAGCATCGATGATTACATGTGGAGGGGTCAAAATTAACGAGATAAATCCAAAAACCATGGAATCAAAAATAAGTGGAGTTAATGGACTTTATTTTGCAGGAGAACTTCTTGAAAGTTATGGACCTACAGGAGGATATAATCTACAAATCGCATTTTCAACAGGCTATCTAGCTGGAAAATCTGCAGGAGAGTCAGTTATCCAATAAAAAAAACATACATTAAAAATAAAATAAAATAAAAACTAAAAATAAAAAGAAATTAAGAATAAAGAAATAAAAAAAATAAAAACCAAAAATATAAAAAAATAAAGAGATGAAAAAATAAAAAAGAAATAAAAAAAGAAAAAATTCTAAAAAGGTTTTAAAAAAGTTTAAAATGGTCTTAAAAAAGTTTAAAAAGGCTAAAAAGATTTAAAAAAGCTTATTTAAATTTTAAAAACATTTTTAGCATTTTTTTCAGTTACTTTATCAATATTATCAACTGATTCTTCTTTAATTTCAGCTAATTTCGAAGCAACATACAAAACATTAGATGGTTCATTTCTATCTTCCCTGTTTGGAGCAAGATAAGGACTATCAGTTTCAGTTAAGATGTTTTCGATTGGTATTTCTTTAAACAAATCTTGATGGTGTTTTGAATAACAAATCATGGTTGAAATTGATGTATAATAACCTTCATCAATTAATTTTTTAGCTGTTTTTAAACTACCACTATAACAATGAAATATAACACTAGGAATATCATCATATTCTTTCACTATATTAAATGCCTTTCTTTCACAATCCCTAGCATGTATAAGAAGAGGTTTTTTATATTCATTAGCTAATTCTATGAATTTTTTAAATGTTTCAGCTTGTTTAGCTCTTTCAGATTTATCTTTAACATAAAAATAATCCATACCAACCTCACCAATGGCTAATATTTCATCCATATGATTTTTCATTTGATCGATAGACAGATTTAAATCTTTATCACTAATCTGTCCAGAACTAACTGGATGGAAACCAAAAGTAGGGTAAATAAAATTAGGATTTTGTTTTGAAAGGTTTAAAGCTCTTTCGTTTCCTTCAATACTAGTTCCAGAGTTTATAATTGCAGAAAGTTTTTTCTTAGCTCTTTTAATTATTTCTTCCCTATCATTATTAAATTGCTCAAAATCAACATGACAATGAATATCTATCATCAAAATTCCTCAATAAATGATTTAAAAATTTATTTAAGTTCCATATCTCCTTTCTCTTTGTTGATAGTCACGAATAGCTCTTAAAAAGTCAACTTTCCTCAATTCAGGCCATAAACTATCACAAAAGTACAATTCAGAATATGAAGACTGCCATAAAAGAAATCCACTTAAACGTTCTTCTCCACTTGTACGAATAATTAAATTAGGATCCTCCAACCCCGCAGTATATAAATTATCACTAACTGTTTTCTCATCAATCTCGTCTTTAGTAATTTTTCCTTCTTCAACTTCTTTAACTATTTTCTTTATTGCATCAACTATTTCAAGTCTACCATCATAACCAATAGCTAAATTAAAAAGTTTTTTATTATAATGTGAAGTGGATTCTTCAGCTTCAAGTATAGCTTCTCTTACATTTTCTGGTAAAAGAT
This genomic interval carries:
- a CDS encoding TatD family hydrolase, with product MIDIHCHVDFEQFNNDREEIIKRAKKKLSAIINSGTSIEGNERALNLSKQNPNFIYPTFGFHPVSSGQISDKDLNLSIDQMKNHMDEILAIGEVGMDYFYVKDKSERAKQAETFKKFIELANEYKKPLLIHARDCERKAFNIVKEYDDIPSVIFHCYSGSLKTAKKLIDEGYYTSISTMICYSKHHQDLFKEIPIENILTETDSPYLAPNREDRNEPSNVLYVASKLAEIKEESVDNIDKVTEKNAKNVFKI
- the uppS gene encoding polyprenyl diphosphate synthase, coding for MELMKPIYQLYEWYISKGLDPNSMPKHIAIIMDGNRRYSRVQGNINVIKGHEIGVDTLEKVLDWSIDLGIEIVTAYAFSTENFNRPSEEVEGLMNLFVKNFKRIVAHEKIHNNEVKVKVVGRLDLLPENVREAILEAEESTSHYNKKLFNLAIGYDGRLEIVDAIKKIVKEVEEGKITKDEIDEKTVSDNLYTAGLEDPNLIIRTSGEERLSGFLLWQSSYSELYFCDSLWPELRKVDFLRAIRDYQQRERRYGT